A window from Fragaria vesca subsp. vesca linkage group LG5, FraVesHawaii_1.0, whole genome shotgun sequence encodes these proteins:
- the LOC101298893 gene encoding basic blue protein-like, whose protein sequence is MALGRGSAMAVLVVFVLVVLSSEWADAATYTVGDKRGWTFNVAGWPKGKTFRAGDTLVFNYGSAAHNVVAVNKVGYQKCSTTPGNARVYQTGNDKIRLAKGQNFFICNFPGHCQSGMQVAITAV, encoded by the exons ATGGCTTTGGGAAGAGGCAGTGCGATGGCGGTGCTTGTGGTGTTTGTGCTGGTGGTGCTAAGCTCGGAGTGGGCCGATGCGGCAACCTACACTGTTGGAGACAAACGTGGTTGGACGTTCAACGTTGCTGGGTGGCCGAAAGGAAAGACTTTCCGAGCCGGTGACACACTTG TTTTCAATTATGGGTCTGCTGCACACAATGTTGTAGCTGTGAACAAAGTGGGGTACCAGAAATGTAGCACAACTCCAGGAAATGCCAGAGTGTATCAGACTGGGAATGATAAAATCAGACTTGCCAAAGGACAGAACTTCTTCATCTGCAATTTCCCTGGACACTGCCAATCTGGAATGCAAGTTGCCATCACTGCAGTCTAG
- the LOC101299190 gene encoding mRNA turnover protein 4 homolog: MPKSKRDRPVTLSKTKRKGREHKEAVVNTIKQAAEDYNSVYVFSFENMRNLKFKEFRDQLKSTSRFFLGSNKVMQIALGRSESDEIKSGLHKVSEVLHGNAGLCFTNLPKEEVERLFNEYEEYDFARTGSIATEKVELQEGPLEMFSHEMEPFLRKQGMPVRLNRGVVELVADYVVCEQGKPLSPESARILRSLGSKTATFRLHLICRWSPGEFELYVPGPSDSGVESS; encoded by the exons ATGCCCAAGTCTAAGCGCGATAGGCCTG TTACATTATCCAAGACAAAAAGGAAGGGAAGGGAACACAAGGAAGCTGTGGTGAATACGATCAAACAAGCTGCCGAAGATTACAATTCAGTATATGTCTTCTCTTTTGAGAACATGCGCAATCTAAAATTCAAGGAGTTCAGAGACCAGCTCAAATCAACCAGCAG ATTTTTCCTTGGTTCCAACAAAGTCATGCAAATTGCACTTGGCCGATCTGAATCTGATGAGATCAAAAGCGGACTTCACAAAGTTTCTGAG GTTCTCCATGGAAATGCTGGACTTTGCTTTACCAATTTGCCAAAGGAAGAGGTTGAGAG GCTGTTTAATGAATATGAAGAATATGATTTCGCAAGGACAGGAAGCATTGCAACAGAGAAG GTCGAGCTTCAGGAAGGTCCTTTGGAGATGTTCAGTCATGAGATGGAGCCATTTCTACGGAAACAAGGGATGCCTGTTCGTTTGAACAGAG GTGTTGTGGAGCTTGTTGCTGACTACGTTGTTTGTGAGCAAGGAAAGCCTTTGTCACCTGAGTCCGCTCGTATACTG CGTTCGTTGGGATCGAAGACGGCTACCTTCCGACTCCATTTAATTTGCAGATGGAGCCCTGGTGAATTTGAACTCTATGTTCCTGGACCAAGTGATTCGGGTGTAGAATCCTCATAG